The following proteins are encoded in a genomic region of Micromonospora olivasterospora:
- a CDS encoding DUF1206 domain-containing protein, with protein sequence MSLTHAEATAARAANSRWLELLARAGFVGYGIVHLLFAWLALQIAFGRSSGASGDQAGALSTLADEPLGRFLCAAIAVGLLAMAVWQALEAAAGHLAERGRRRVVERLTSAGRTLVYLYFAWLAWKVFSGAGSGGADQQEALTGRLMTSSGGRWLVGLAGLVLAAVGVGLVVYGWRKKFVRHLKTGEMTPRTHTLARRLGTAGYVAKGVAYGIAGLLVVVAALTYDPQKARGLDAALRLLREQSYGPLLLSLVALGIAAFGVYCFLQSRYRKV encoded by the coding sequence ATGTCACTCACCCATGCCGAGGCCACCGCCGCGCGGGCCGCGAACAGCAGGTGGCTCGAACTCCTCGCCCGGGCCGGCTTCGTCGGCTACGGGATCGTGCACCTCCTCTTCGCCTGGCTGGCCCTGCAGATCGCGTTCGGCCGGTCGTCCGGCGCCAGTGGCGACCAGGCCGGCGCGCTGAGCACCCTCGCGGACGAGCCGCTGGGCAGGTTCCTCTGCGCGGCCATCGCCGTGGGCCTGCTCGCCATGGCCGTCTGGCAGGCGCTGGAGGCCGCCGCCGGGCACCTCGCCGAGCGCGGCCGGAGGCGGGTGGTGGAGCGGTTGACCTCCGCCGGGCGCACCCTGGTCTACCTCTACTTCGCGTGGCTCGCCTGGAAGGTGTTCTCGGGCGCGGGGTCCGGCGGCGCGGACCAGCAGGAGGCGCTCACCGGCCGGCTGATGACCTCCTCCGGCGGGCGCTGGCTGGTCGGCCTCGCCGGGCTGGTGCTCGCCGCGGTCGGCGTCGGGCTCGTGGTCTACGGGTGGCGGAAGAAGTTCGTGCGGCACCTGAAGACCGGGGAGATGACCCCGCGCACCCACACCCTCGCCCGGCGGCTCGGCACCGCCGGGTACGTCGCCAAGGGCGTCGCGTACGGCATCGCGGGCCTGCTGGTCGTCGTCGCCGCGCTGACGTACGACCCGCAGAAGGCGCGCGGCCTGGACGCCGCCCTGCGCCTGTTGCGCGAGCAGTCGTACGGCCCGCTGCTGCTCAGTCTCGTGGCCCTCGGCATCGCCGCCTTCGGCGTCTACTGCTTCCTCCAGTCCCGGTACCGCAAGGTCTGA
- a CDS encoding mechanosensitive ion channel family protein, translated as MRSYLTTIVAALAAAAIAFFLATVAHRLTRRLGRRSLLMTELAEHAHRPFQVAATVLAVQFAVRFSTGYAVGAQWRQVALHALVLGVITTVAWLVASLLVVVEDVALARFRVDVPDNRHARRVRTQVVMLRRLTIAVIVVLTVGVMLMTFPSVRGVGAGVLTSAGVVGVVAALAAQSLLGNVLAGLQLAFSDAVRLDDVVVVEGEWGRVEELTLSYVVVQIWDDRRLILPTSYFTSKPFQNWTRTEAAVLGTAEFDVDWSVDVQAMREELRRLVEGSELWDGRVCVLQVTDATGGLIKVRALVSAGDAGSLWDLRCLVREHLVGWVRDHRPTALPRMRAEVGDAAGALPWQSVTPRRPVRRLPEAEVPDDARLFGGSEDGDARSEAFVGPEEPAEARR; from the coding sequence GTGCGGAGCTACCTCACCACGATCGTCGCCGCGCTCGCCGCGGCGGCGATCGCGTTTTTCCTGGCTACGGTGGCGCACCGGCTGACCCGGCGGCTCGGTCGGCGCTCCCTGCTGATGACCGAGCTGGCCGAACACGCGCACCGCCCGTTCCAGGTCGCGGCGACCGTCCTCGCCGTGCAGTTCGCCGTGCGGTTCAGCACCGGCTACGCGGTCGGCGCCCAGTGGCGGCAGGTGGCGCTGCACGCGCTGGTGCTCGGCGTCATCACGACCGTGGCCTGGCTGGTCGCCTCGCTGCTGGTGGTGGTCGAGGACGTCGCGCTGGCCCGGTTTCGGGTCGACGTGCCGGACAACCGGCACGCCCGCCGCGTACGCACCCAGGTGGTGATGCTGCGCCGGCTGACCATCGCGGTGATCGTGGTGCTGACGGTCGGCGTGATGCTGATGACCTTCCCCAGCGTCCGGGGCGTCGGGGCGGGCGTGCTGACCTCCGCCGGCGTCGTCGGCGTGGTGGCGGCGCTGGCCGCGCAGAGCCTGCTCGGCAACGTCCTCGCCGGCCTCCAGCTCGCCTTCAGCGACGCCGTCCGGCTCGACGACGTGGTCGTCGTGGAGGGGGAGTGGGGCCGGGTCGAGGAGCTGACGCTCAGCTACGTGGTGGTCCAGATCTGGGACGACCGGCGGCTGATCCTCCCCACGTCGTACTTCACGAGCAAGCCTTTCCAGAACTGGACGCGGACCGAGGCGGCGGTGCTGGGCACGGCCGAGTTCGACGTCGACTGGTCGGTGGACGTGCAGGCCATGCGGGAGGAGCTGCGCCGGCTGGTGGAGGGCAGCGAGCTGTGGGACGGCCGGGTCTGCGTGCTCCAGGTGACCGACGCGACCGGCGGCCTGATCAAGGTGCGCGCGCTGGTCAGCGCGGGGGACGCCGGCAGCCTGTGGGACCTGCGCTGCCTGGTGCGGGAGCACCTGGTCGGCTGGGTGCGGGACCACCGGCCCACCGCCCTGCCCCGGATGCGCGCCGAGGTCGGCGACGCCGCCGGCGCCCTGCCCTGGCAGTCGGTGACGCCCCGGCGCCCGGTGCGCCGCCTGCCCGAGGCCGAGGTGCCCGACGACGCCCGGCTCTTCGGCGGCAGCGAGGACGGCGACGCGCGCAGTGAGGCGTTCGTCGGCCCGGAGGAGCCCGCCGAGGCGCGTCGCTGA